The genomic stretch GCGCCTTACTTTCAGAAGTACCTATTACGGCTGACGAAGAGCACCATAGGACATGTAAGAgtctgtacggagtacggagtacttacACTGTTAGTGACAAGATCTGCATGGGTCTGCATATGACGCAGCCCTTTATTGGTGCTGACCAAACACGGCTCCAAGGCTCCATAAACGACGGACAGTTCCCTTGTAATTGGCTCGTGGCCGCACATCAGGATCAAAAAAGCCTAGTCGACTTTGAATTAAAAATGGTACCTGAAGACGGGCAAATTTGGCGGTTATTTGTCTCGCTTGCCACGCCTCGGGCGTAGTATCTCGTGGAGTAAGCTGTTATGGGCTGCCAATTTTTGGACCCTTTAGTCTGTACTCCAtaccagagaagaagatcagaagCGCACGGCCTTGCCTTCGAACATTGGTGCAGAACAGCCAGCCAGCCATCTATTGTTTTCCCGcgctttcttcccttgggGAAAAGGTCCGGGTGTTCCGTTCGCTGCTTATGGGGATATTATCCCCGCTAGCGAAGGTATGGAGCAAGGAGCTGTGCACTGACGCGGCAAACCTTCTAGTGAAGGAAAACGGTTCACATTGCCATTGATCAACACTCTGTATTCACCTTGCGAGCGTATTGTATTCTCCAGAGTATAGAGGGCATCGGCGGATGGACATCCAAGGCAACGTAGTAAAATCACTCAGCCTAGGGTTGTTTATGTTGGTACACCGCAGTCGCAAGCGaatatacggagtaagaTTGATTCATCCCCACTGAAACAAAAAAACGGACAGGAAGTTGGGCGTAACCATGGATGGGCAACTGAGCTTCCTAACCGTCTATTCGCTCATATGAGGTAAAAATTGCCAAAGGCCATACTGGCCATAACTTTTGTCAATCGATATTCTGTTGGGTACTGTGCTATTTCCAACTCTTAAGAACTTGTCCACACTGGATGATCATGGATCTTTTGTTTCATTGTCATTTGATccatagaagaagaaaagaacctATGGGGTAACCATGACTGTCCATCATCCCCTCTTTTCATTAATGTAGCGCCGCCACTAATATCACACCAAACCTACGACCTTCCCTATTCAGGTATAGTGTATGATGATACTCCATTTTTCTAGCCCGCTCATGGATACTGAAATGGAAAGGGATCGTTGTGCCCCTGGATTTCTGATTAGCCAATCCATTCAGGACACCGCTTATCTAATTCGATGTCACGCTCTGATTGAAGCAGCGAAACTTTGGTACGCGGGACAAAAATTACCGCCCTGCATATCCAGGGTCACCCTCCGTTTGGAAACGACCCCCAAAACGCAACGGTACGTACCACCCATGGATATATCCCGTTCCATTTATTTGgaagctgctgctgataATGTGTAGGTCATGATGATTCGATTTCAATGGACCTTTTATAGCTGTTAGTACACACCGTAAGAACCTAACCTGAACTTAGAAGCCAAGTCATTGGTAGGACTCGTAGTAAGTAGTGAATACTGTGTGTATTGGATTGTAGGTGCGTCGCTTTATTGCCCGGTAAATTGAGCAGGTATCAATCAATACGGAGGAGTTCTTCCGTTTCTCCCTGTAGCCCTCCCCCCAGTCAAGTCATTTGTTCAATCTCAGCAGACCCCTACCTACCACCGACCCTAgtatccttcctttcccttccccttccttttccttccgtTCCTTCCTGCTTTCGGACAAAAGACActcgttttctcttcttgttcttcactCGGAGGGGTTTGTCTCCTGTTGCTTTCTTTAAGATcaattctctttctattttccaTCGTTTCCCCCCTTGTTTTTGTTTAAGTCAAACATATTGACGATTACATCAATATATTCCCCCCTCGAAATTCTCCGAGTCAGCCTTCGTTCGCGTCCGTACCAGTTCGCTGTTGCTGCGTGTGATCTGACCGACCTTCTAAATTTCCTGTTAAGGACGTTCATTAAACTCCTCTCGGCAGAAAGGGGCGCTTGAAACGTCCGGTCTTCAGAGTCTTCCCCGCCTAAGAACCACCCTTGACAAACCCAACATTCTTTCCCATCGTCATCGCATTAACCTGACTTCATCAACTATCCTTCCACTCGTCACCGGCCCTTGATCAGCTGTGCCTTTGATCGACTGTGTCACGTTTAATAAGTCGTATTGTTTACGCGAACCTGACCCCTCAAGGTCATCGCGGCCATTTTGACGCCTTTCGGGAAGTCGACTGCGATACAGAATCTCAAACAACCTCTGTGATCTAAAAGGGCTACGCCGGTCGTCCCTCTTTCCTTCGCTTAACTACTAGCATAACAACCATACTGTCTGGAGCAGGTGTCCAGACACTGATACCCCTTGCAATTGATATCCGACACATCTACATCTACAACATGAAATCATTCACGATGAAGTCGGCTCTTGCAGCCTCCGCCCTTCTGATTGCAGCCTACTTGCCAGCAGTGAACGCACAGACACAAGTCGACAAGGGATGCTATAGCGATTCGACACCGTTGAAGGATCAGGGCTCTTATACGTACCAAAGTAACGGATACTGCCAGAAGCTCTGCTTGAAGGATAACTATGCTGTTTTTGCCTTGGCAAAGGGCACAAACTGTCTTTGCGGTAACCAATTACCGGCCACGTCGGCTAAGACGGATGATAGCAACTGCAATGTCAAGTGCGCTGGATGGCCTGATGTGATGTGTATGTAGCTTTCCCACGCAGCCCCTGCTCTTGAGTGCTGATGTTTCATTTTACAGGCGGTGGTAACAATGCGTTTTCCGTGTATCTCACGggtatcgaagatgatgTGGATAGCtactcatcctcatcctcatcctcctcgaGCTCCTCCTCTAGCACCGAGAGTGGAACCTCGACAACCACCAATGGAGGGACTGTCGTTACTACTTCTGGTGGACAAACAGTGTTCAAGACGTCGGAAAGCGAAATGACAACACAGGAAGCCGAcgcaaagaaggagaaaaattcTGGATCGAATACTGCTGCTATTGCCGCTGGCGTTGTCGTTGGAGTTGTTGGTTTCTGTGCTTTGGTGGGAGCTATCTTCTTTCTATGGCGGTTTAGGAAGCGTTCCAACATGCCCGAGCAGTATCGCAACAACAATATCGACAGCTTTGGCGCCAAGCCCATGTCTCAAAGCTCCATGTCTGATTCCAGGTTTGACGGTGACTTCATGGCCCAGCGGCGCCAGAGCAATGGCAGCATCGATGATGATCAAGACTTCTCCCGTCGAATTCTGCAGGTAAATACGATGTGCCCTTATTCGCGTGCGGCCATGCAGTACAATTTGCTAACCATGATCTAGGTGACCAATCCCGATCGCCGTTACTAAACTCAACATTGAACCTCCCAAATGGACCAAGCCCCTAGTGAATTATCGAAAACAGCCTGGGCCACTAGTCCGACTCGTTATCCTGATATACATAAATTAGTTTGCGATTTAACGCCTGACTGCCATACATTCCTTCGATTTCATTTCTGATTTCCCCTCTACCGCGCTTCATTTGGCGACCCTGCGATATCTTGGAGGCATACCTGTAGATAAGTTATGACGTTTCACTGTCTACCGTTGTTTGCAACATGTTGTTCGAGTCTGGAACTGCAACGCATCCCTACTTCCATAATCCAGCAACGCCCCGTGACGTGTTCGGGGAGTCAAggacgatatcat from Aspergillus oryzae RIB40 DNA, chromosome 1 encodes the following:
- a CDS encoding uncharacterized protein (predicted protein), whose translation is MKSFTMKSALAASALLIAAYLPAVNAQTQVDKGCYSDSTPLKDQGSYTYQSNGYCQKLCLKDNYAVFALAKGTNCLCGNQLPATSAKTDDSNCNVKCAGWPDVMCGGNNAFSVYLTGIEDDVDSYSSSSSSSSSSSSSTESGTSTTTNGGTVVTTSGGQTVFKTSESEMTTQEADAKKEKNSGSNTAAIAAGVVVGVVGFCALVGAIFFLWRFRKRSNMPEQYRNNNIDSFGAKPMSQSSMSDSRFDGDFMAQRRQSNGSIDDDQDFSRRILQQRPVTCSGSQGRYHHRGLQRMLCLLGRNRPGLGLTNVWTVTRYPGGSEV